The genomic region ACAAGCTTCTCAATATTGGCGTTCGGTATAGCTATTCCGATTACCTCCTTCAATACTGGCATTACTAGATCGGGTTAGCTATCCCAATATTACTAGATCAGGTTAGCTATCCCGATATTGCTAGATCAGGGTAGCTATGTGtattattttttttaagaaaaataaatcaCCGTAGGAATTCTGACATCCTCCCAACTTTGCACCGATGACCAAACCATCGAACAAACAGCATCCTCGGTGGTGCATAGTTCCTAGCAGGTGTCAAAATTCCAACGCTAATCGACAAAAAATCCGACAAGGATGTTGCATGTCTGACGGCACTCTATTGTCGGACGCTCGTCGTAATCCTCGTCAGTGCAAGTTCCTGGTAGGCGTCGGAATTCCGACGCCCATCCGACGAGGATGCTTTACACTTGACAACATTATCTCATCGAATAAGCGGTCATGGCCACTGTCAGAAGAGTTCAGGATGTTGTCGGAATTCTGACGTTAGATGGCACTGTCGGAATGACCGATGACTATTTTTTTATGGTTTCGTTTGTCGGCAGTCcgacgaaaaatagtcaaaattctgacgataggccatcggaaatcagccccaaatgtactagtggataGAGATTAGGTCAAATTGATGTCATAGGATAGAAATGAGATTGAATTGTTTCCATGGGACAAAAATGGAGACAAATTGATATCATATGGCATGCAATTGGGACAAATTGATGCCAGTGGACATAAAATTATGTAACTAACAAAATTGTTTAATTAGGTGGCCAAGAAGAATAATATAGgtcaaaatgaaaagaaattggTAGGAAAAAGATTAAATTAGAGGACAAAATAATGACACTAGATCGACAAATGGTGAAGATCAAACACGTGATGGAAGGTATGTTAAAAAGGGAGATGTGAGCATtgaaccattttttagtgtctacacatGTATTGAGAGACTAACACTTATGATAAAGTATTATGACTTATATTGTAAACAATTGAAACTATGAGTGAAAATAATTTGGAAGCCACTAATGAGATTAAGGAAGATAGTGAGAGGTCTAACTCAAAGATCCCCATCCCTTGCTTATTCTGGGGAAGATAATTTTGGGCCATCTCTCAGGATTTCCTCTCGATGAAGCAAGAATATAGCACTACCAAATTAAAGGGTCAAATTGTTGACCTACGGGTTAAGGTTATGAACTTGGAAAGCAAAGTTGAGGAATGTCATAAAAGAAAAAGGCAAATAGGCAAGGTTCTCAGTTCTATCTGTGCCATTATTAATGGTATCATATGTAAATTTGCAATGGGATTCATCTCTAGACGAAAAAAAAATTAGGAGGAAGGCCAAGAAACAATCAAAAAAGGGTAACTCCCAAAAGAAGGATTGGAATGATGAAGACTTAGACTAGGAGGTTTGGCAGGACTAGATGGGGAGACTTGCTAGGAAGTGGGACATCCTCAATAGTAAATAATGTAGAGGTTCACGATGGAGTGCTGGATGTTGTGCCTTTTTGCTATCTTTTCAAAGCTTACTGATATGGATAGCTCTGATAGCATTAGAAGCCTATTAGGGCTTTGGTTTATTGGCTATAGTATTTCTAAGTTAATTTCTCtaaacaatttatttaataaggccTATGAGCCTTCCAATACGaagtttttgttttcattttgtgaCTGTTAGTAATGTTTACATTAGCTTTAGTCGGTATTGTATTATGATTGTATATGTTCATATGATGTTGTTTTGGTCGGATAGCACTTTCTGGGTTGGTTGGGGTTCAGGAATTAGTTGTTTTGGTTACTTACTGGTGATTTAACTTCATGATTTTTGTCTAGCTTATGGCTATGTGATGTCAGTGGTTATTTTGTTGCTGCTCAGTTTGTTGTTTGTTGTCTTGCTTTGTGAGGGATTAGGGCCCTTTTGGGCTTCTtaagtaataaataaataaaaagaaaataaaaccaaTTTAAACTTTACATATAGGTTTTCAATAAGAATATGATTCATAACAAGTTTaacttttgaaaatgtcaataaatATTAGGAATGCATTTAAAGATTGACAAGTTCCTATGGATTGAATAAACCTATAATTGAACATAGAGGAACATGCAATacaacattttatatatatatatatactccacTATCAAAAAAATGCCAGGCATTGATCATGCAaattatcaataaaatcaatacatttAAAGTTATATGATTTTAATGACAATCATCTAAACAATGTGATATTAAATAGGAGATATTTTCTACATCAAGTCAAATATCTAAACAATGTGATATTAAATAGGAGATATTTTCTACATCAAGTCAAATATCTAAACAATGTGATTTGActtgtggaaaatatctcctacttgtCAAGTCATGAGCTAAAAGGCTTTATAGTGAATGGATCATAAGATACAACACTCCTAAATATTTTGTAAACATTTAGTGAGCTAAGTGCACTTAGCCTTcgaggaaactccatggttaagtgcATTTGAGTTTGAGTAGTACTCGCATGGGTGACCTCCTGAGAAAGCCCAATGCTTCACCTCACCTATGTGAACAtcgactcaaaaactacatagttgaatcctaaAAGCAATATCACAATGTGATTTTATTATGTGCTGATAATATTAAATATCCAATTTGTGGGGTGGATATTATTTTGCTCATTGAGCTACTGATTATTATAAAGAATATAGTCTGTACAgagatatattattttttattttattaaccaTAAATTGTAGGTGTGATTTACTTCGCTATACGCACAAAAATTGGAATCGAGAAATCCCCAAATAttaagagttatatatatatatgagagacaCAATGACAGGCTTATTTAGAATTGTGAAACAGTGACATAAGCACAGTACAGAATATTAGAAGTTCAAGTCTGCAAGGCGTTTGTATCGGCGCCGAGCATGGATTTGCAGGTGGGGCTTTTCCTTCACTTCACTTGCCTTTCTTCCATTAACAGAAATAAACAGATCCGACCTCTGCTCGCATTTTCCTGAGCTTATCTGATTAGACGCCGATATGTTTTGTGTGACTCTGTAGTTGCACCATTCGCACGAAAAACGCTCCAAATCTATATTTGGATACAAGCTACTGCAATACCTGCAATACCATCATTGCACAAATGGGTTTTAAACATTAAAAAGCAACAATCAGAGCTGAATCTGATGAATTTAGAAATGAACTATGAAACTGAAGCATACTTAGACCTAAAAACGGCTCTGTATTAGTCTAAATTGAATGAAAACTTTAGGTAGAGAGAAGGAAAAGAACAATAATTACGTGTGCTGAAATCTGAATAAACAGGAGGtgcatttgatgagatgctccTTCAAACCCACATCGCCACACATACTACACTCACTGGaaacaatctgaaatttagagcTATTCATAGTCATTTCCTTAGATTTTGGCAACAGAGTTTCCATGCATCATAATTCTACTTCTACTACTTTGAATCGTTTGTGGAATTTGCTGCCGAAGTGTGGAATATGTAAAATATAAGAACAATATTATATCTAATTATAGAATCAGATCTCCTGGTTCCTTGTTCATGGCCGAACTGATAAGCTGTACCTGCAAATTTGTGGTGCCCGAGTTATCACCTGTCCACAATTTCGGTTGTTGAAAGCATAAGTTTTGTCGCGAGTGTCTCCCATGATGTCCTTTACTGCAAGTAAAACTGTTTCCCATGTTTGTCCTTTGCTCGATCATCAATTATATTTGAGGGACATTTTGATGCTCATTTCTATTATAGTTTATAGAGCTAAAAATAAGAGTTCTAAAAATAGAATTTACAATCACGTTGTTAATTGTAGTTAATGACATTCTACCATAAAAAGATATTCTAAAACAAAAACAGCCATACACAGAAGAAGACGCTACAGCAGCCGAGCACCGAAGCTGGTGATATATAGCAATCAGGTTTAAATCAGGGTCTCGGATTtatcaacaaaaaataaaacagaagGTTTAAAAATCAATAAGAATCAAAACATAGGTCACATCGGAATTTTCTAACCATTCATTATCACATCCAGACTTAACAAGATTATCCATTCCCATTCAATCAACGTCATCTTCATTAACTCGAGGAAAATTGATTTAAAAACCTAATTGCTATCCGTCATAGGAAGATTCTACTCTCAACATTAGTATCAACCATGTTGGAATCTTGAATTGGCTTTGTAAGTTATACTCTGAAAAAAAGCAAGTTTTTTCTAATTTGATGTCATTTGCAGAATGTTTTCAGATGTTTTCTTATAACAGCATGGAAATCTCTAAATCTTTCCTTAATGGCCAAATGTGGAAGCCCTGAGGATATGCCAATGAGAGAACAAACAAACTCTCAAGGAAGGGAAAAAGTGTTCTTGGGAGACTTAGTAAAAAGTAGAGGAGAATAAGCTGACCTAATAGATTGATGATGAGTATATCTACGAAATATATAACCACCCAACCATGACCTTTTATATCTTTTGGATCTCATGCCATATATTTTTAGTTATGTCTTATTTAATTTCATTTGTAAaattgtgttttgagatgttttctTTTGGTCACAtggtaataaaataaaaaaaattgtttaaattcTTCATGGCTACTTCAATTCTATTGAAGGCTAGATGTGGAAGTCGTAAGGGTGGGACAATCAAAGAACTAAAGAATATCTTAcgaataaaaaaaaaatcttggtAAAGTTAGTAACAAGGAGGATAATAAGATTAACATGAAAGTCTCACAAAGGAGAGGAAAAAGGGATAAAAATAGTAATAGAAGATGCATAGTAAAAGAGTATCCAAAATAAAGAGAACATAGATGTCTAGTAAGATGAATGTAAATTCTTAATCAAACCAAGAAGATTATAGAAGCATTGAAAAATTGATGATGCTACAAGTAAGAAAAATGGAGCACGTGAATAATGAGGATTTGAAAAAAGACTTGAATCAAACATAATAAAGTATGATAGTTGATTTCTTCATGAATCTGAATTTGTTTGAAATATAAAATCATAGAATTGTCCAATAATTCACTATGAACTATAGAGTTCCTCTTTGAACATGATTTGTTGAGATACAAAAGGGAATAAACCATTATATTTTAATGATGTGCCTCCATTTTGTAAATATTCTTActatttttcaatttattattaaGTAAAAAATGGGGTTATAGGGTACCCAgcaaaaacaaacaataaaatcTTAGTACAACACTATTCTATTGGAGATAGAACTCATGTTCTCTCAAGACTACAAAAAATAGTAGATATAAATAGCACAAAAATTAAACAACTAATTGCAACTTTACATACTATTAAGATAATTGAGACTTCTCCATCATTATTTCCATGTTCTCCAAATTGGAGATAGTATCTATTTTCCCATATGAATTTGTGATTGATTTAGAATAGTTTTACCTTTTTTCTTTCCATGACCTGTGTGGAAGGTTGCATATATTTCTTGATCTTAACAATTTCTAAGTGGAAATTCATCATATTGTTGGTAGTGTTTCTCATAACATATTTATGGAAACATATAATGGTACAAAGAAGTAATAATTTATCCCAgttgataaaaaaatttatttatttttataggtAATAGgttgaagccgataaggtgtacataccctacccccttgtgtgcattgaacttgtgacctctctttcaagagcacaagttctccaccactaggccaaatTAAGTTGTACCAATTGATAAAAATTATTGATCAAGTCAAAATTTATCTTATCAATAACTTCTTTAAGATCTCTTTATGAAGCCTAGATCTCAAAAACCATCATGCGTAGTGAGCAGTAGGAAAATCATATCTTAGTGTTCACATATTCACCTCAAGCAATCAAAGGACATACATGATAAATACTTTTCTATAAGTTGAATGGGTAAGGATGGGAAATGTCCTTTATCCTTCAACATGTTCCTAATACAAGCATAGATATCAGAATCACTAGTAATAGGACCTAAAGGATTGATTTATCCCAAGGAATAAACAATAGGAATATCCAAGGTGGGAGTATCAATAAATTCAAACTAAGGAATCTCTTGCTTGATAAAAAATGCAATCTTAACACTTTCATTTTCATGCTTCAAAGTCAACTTGAAAAATAACATGTGGATAAATAAGAACAGAACTATTAGAGTTATCTTATACGTAATATATAGGGTGTAAAGATATTTCATTTAGGTGAGAGTAATTTTGTGAAACATGAGATGGGGAACAGAGGGTTGGATTCATTATCAAATAAAATGGAGTGGTTGGGAACAACTAGAGCTTGAGATCCATTCATAATTTTAGAGGAAACATGGTAAATATCAAAGTATTTTGTTGAATGAAATGTAATCCACTTTAATATAATGAACAAGGGAAGGTTTTGgattttctaaaatatttggacTATGGAACACAATCACAGTTGGAGCAAGGGAATTGTATAGGTGGAAAGAGTGGAAATGGAAAATTGGGCCTTGATGAATGAGAATTCCAACCATGTTAATGGTAAGTGCAAGTTCATTTGTCTAGTTTTAGTGGAAGTGTTCAACTTGAAAAAGCTTTGACAAGAATAGATGTCTATTTCATAAAAAATGAGTACCCATTTAGGTTTGAACTCTAGAACCTCAATTTATACTTGTATGGATAGATAGCCATTTTGAAATAGGTACTCATATTGATTTGTAAAATAAGTACCCATTTTAAAATTATGGGTACATATTTTAAAATGATATTGGTACCCATTTTAAAATTTCTACCCATTTCAATTTCCATTATATTCTTGCTCCTTTTGGGATGGGCATACATTTTAAAGTggttaaacatttaatttttttttaatttgaaacctGCAATTTTCCTTTATTTTTAGTCCTAGAAACTAATCCCTCAACCTTGGACCTACAAGTGCAATGCCATAAAAACAACAAGAGAAAAATCAACTTTAGGAATATGGTTGATgactctttttatatatatatttttaaattgaaacTCATTATAGATGATAGTTTCTAGTTATCAAATATGTATATTGTTGAACtcgattttttatttaattattttaggatGAAATCcgtccataaacttgaaatgttAGGCATTAGTATCTTTTAATaacttttaaatttgaaattttaaaaaaattatgtgtCATCAATCTAAACATTTTCTTttacaaaatggaaaaaaaaacacTTTTTAATTACTTTAGATCAACCTATGTTTGTTGTACACAAGGGGTTTTCAAATTAACAACTAGAGccatgtgtgtgggtgtgtgtgtgtgtggtggtGCAGGGGGTGGGGGGTGGGGGGTGGGGGTGTGGGTGGgcgaattaaaaaaaaattattatcaaacTTTACTATAGTGCACATCTTTTTCTAAAAGGAATTAGAAAAATGCATTTATTTAGGACAAAATTATGCTTCTTATATATGTGCATATTATGGCCCTAAAAAGGTAACTTTAAGGTTATATGTGTAcatcttataaaaaaaatatcatatatCATCTGGGCATGAAAATAAGTTATGTATTTGAAAACTAGAATCAAAATCCTACATTTTATATTACTAGACTTTTTAAAGATTATATGTgtaatgttttcaaatttttacTCCAACTAAAACAAATTCTaatttccaaaaaaatattttcactTTTTTTGTCGAAAAGTGAACCCACCTTCTTGAACTTACCTTTAAGAAGAACTTAATCATTTTTTGGTGAAGGGAGATGAGAAGGAAATTTAGGAAACTAACAAATAGACCATGTGTTTAAATTATCTAAATGAGTGAAATGGTATGATAAAATACAACCATACCTTCCCTCAAAGGTGAAGTACTCAATGAGATAAATGCTCACTTTGTCTTCACCTTCTCTATTCTATTTATTTTGGAACCTTGACACCTTCTCTTCACCTTTGAGAAAACTATTCATCATAATTTTATCTTTTGACCTTCTTTGATCCCATTTTAATTTAATCCCCCCATCCTCAAGCTATTGTTTGGGTAATAAACCTTTCAATGGTAATAAATTTTATGCTTCTTATCATAACATTTTAAACAAGTAGGATTAAGATAGTTAATATTTTCCATGTAATAGTCTAACCCgctattagaaaaataaaaataaaaaaaaattccttaTTACTTTTAATAATCACTCAATATGATCTCTAGCTAGATCCATTCTTCATCTATACTATTCACAAGGTACATAAAGGAAATTAATAATCTAGAGTCTTCTATAAAATGGAGTAGggataaaaaaaaatcttaatttgGGCCTATAAGTTATAGAAGTGAAATATGGACAAGAAATTGCACAACCAAATACCAAAATGAGAACCTTTCTTCTTTTATAATAAACACTATTGTACATCCTTTTTATTTGGGTACTCATATCTCCACACAATAATTGATATGTATTTCTTTGTGGAAGAACAAGTAAAATTATAGAGTTCATCATATAAGTGAAGGATGACATAACACTAAATGAACACCTAGAGAAATCCCACAATCCTAACACTAGGTGCAAGATATCTAATATGATGATTTTGGGAATCATCATTCATAAGAATATATATTTCTATGCAAATTGGAAGTGAATTTCCAAACCATCCAACCATTAATATTTATGCCTAGATTATCtaaaatattagtatttttattgattttgttgTAAATATGTCTAATGTTGACCATTAAGAGCCTTTATGTCAATTTTTGGCAATATTAATGTAGGTACTAAATTTCCAATTTGAGAAATTGCTTTGATTTAGGTCAACAAGGATTACTTTTTAGTCTCCTAAATCACTTGTTAATATATGTTGACACTAGATAACTTTATCTTCACTGTTGGTTATAAAAGTAATAATGCCAATATAATCAACACTTATGTTAcctatttaatttttaataattcctTGCACAAACCTTACTAAGATTACCTTTATAAGCGTCATCAAAATTAGTCTTTAGCCAGCTCAATATAGGAGAGATCCAATGAATATCCTTCTTGATTTGTGTTGTTTTTAAGAGGAGTTCACcaagttgaaatcctttctcaaataCTAATTTCTTATCACTATATTTTATTTTTGCA from Cryptomeria japonica chromosome 3, Sugi_1.0, whole genome shotgun sequence harbors:
- the LOC131055184 gene encoding uncharacterized protein LOC131055184 — encoded protein: METLLPKSKEMTMNSSKFQIVSSECSMCGDVGLKEHLIKCTSCLFRFQHTYCSSLYPNIDLERFSCEWCNYRVTQNISASNQISSGKCEQRSDLFISVNGRKASEVKEKPHLQIHARRRYKRLADLNF